Proteins co-encoded in one Treponema succinifaciens DSM 2489 genomic window:
- a CDS encoding DUF3289 family protein — protein sequence MKKRIILYSSILAVLLFIILIVGNFFYNFNALAVDTIELPQNDKTDSEILKLGKAFKYTIDEYNKILTRELYLANPSGFMNCKIGELLHICSMRDLLQTCSIFNFEMRKANDDLVNHFITGNGGGEFTSPILTNEVRKNKSTKNYVNFAVTTIKKYLKKYNGDIYELIKDNSINNEFQMNATFPKFENPFTGLMIAIHVTHGNNIKITNTKIENNVLKCKLEFDIFDHYGLNSDDLNCSKIKIKFKDLAGFRAWYYLQHSVNYKGKFKPFITHAIFYEDLEIKL from the coding sequence ATGAAAAAAAGAATCATATTATATTCAAGTATTCTTGCTGTATTGCTGTTTATAATTTTGATAGTTGGTAATTTTTTCTATAATTTTAATGCATTAGCAGTAGATACAATAGAGTTGCCCCAAAATGATAAAACAGATTCAGAAATACTAAAACTAGGGAAAGCCTTCAAATACACAATTGATGAGTATAATAAAATTCTAACAAGAGAATTGTATTTAGCAAATCCATCTGGTTTTATGAATTGTAAAATTGGCGAATTACTACATATATGTTCGATGAGAGATTTGCTACAAACTTGTTCTATATTTAACTTTGAAATGAGAAAAGCAAATGATGATTTAGTGAATCATTTTATTACTGGAAATGGGGGGGGGGAGTTTACTTCACCAATTTTAACTAATGAAGTAAGGAAAAATAAGTCTACTAAAAATTATGTAAATTTTGCAGTTACTACAATAAAAAAGTATCTAAAAAAGTATAATGGAGACATTTACGAATTAATAAAAGATAATTCAATAAATAATGAATTTCAGATGAATGCAACATTTCCTAAATTTGAAAATCCCTTTACAGGACTAATGATTGCGATTCATGTAACTCATGGAAATAATATTAAAATTACAAATACCAAAATAGAAAATAATGTTTTAAAATGTAAGTTAGAATTTGATATTTTTGATCATTATGGACTAAATAGTGACGATTTAAATTGTTCTAAAATTAAAATAAAATTTAAAGATCTTGCTGGATTTAGGGCATGGTATTATTTACAACATTCTGTAAATTATAAAGGTAAATTCAAACCTTTTATAACACATGCAATTTTTTATGAGGACTTAGAAATAAAATTATGA
- a CDS encoding IS3 family transposase, with protein sequence MHDKNGVGLSVLEQCRILKLPRATYYERRRFEAERQKKKAGENKTRLNRAKIVINEWSTHSTYGYKKMSKHLKRLGYDWAGEKFIRNLYKELGIKGQKPVFKTTRSGKAPYGKFPYLLRNKFIAFPNQVMATDITYIKTPWGMMYFTAVIDLYSRKILSWRLSDSMRTDFCLECVREAFEKYGVPAVFNTDCGSQYTSGEFIGLLKSYNVEISMDGIGRCKDNIFVERTWRTLKYEWIFLRDYRSEEELRKLLGEFVRFFNNERIHQGLDYKTPDEVYREGSFPSAIINKMAA encoded by the coding sequence ATGCATGACAAAAATGGAGTCGGGCTGTCTGTACTTGAACAGTGCCGGATACTGAAACTTCCACGGGCAACTTACTATGAGCGCCGCAGATTTGAAGCAGAACGACAGAAAAAGAAGGCTGGGGAAAACAAAACAAGGCTCAATCGTGCAAAAATTGTAATCAATGAGTGGTCAACTCACAGTACCTATGGTTACAAAAAGATGTCAAAGCATCTGAAAAGACTCGGGTACGACTGGGCTGGAGAAAAGTTTATCCGCAACCTGTACAAGGAACTTGGAATCAAAGGCCAGAAGCCTGTCTTCAAGACCACAAGAAGCGGAAAAGCGCCATACGGAAAGTTCCCGTACCTCTTGCGGAACAAGTTCATCGCGTTCCCGAACCAGGTAATGGCGACAGACATCACTTACATCAAGACTCCATGGGGCATGATGTATTTTACGGCCGTGATTGATTTGTACAGCCGGAAGATTCTGAGCTGGCGGCTCTCGGACAGCATGAGGACAGATTTCTGCCTGGAATGCGTGAGGGAAGCCTTTGAGAAATACGGGGTTCCGGCAGTATTCAACACGGACTGCGGTTCCCAGTATACCAGCGGAGAGTTCATCGGGCTTCTGAAATCCTACAATGTTGAAATCAGCATGGACGGAATCGGAAGATGCAAGGACAACATCTTTGTAGAGCGAACCTGGCGTACTTTGAAATATGAATGGATTTTTCTCCGGGATTACAGATCCGAAGAAGAACTCCGAAAACTGCTTGGAGAATTCGTGAGGTTCTTCAACAATGAAAGAATTCATCAGGGCTTGGATTACAAGACTCCTGACGAAGTATACAGGGAAGGAAGTTTTCCTTCGGCAATCATCAACAAGATGGCTGCATAA